Proteins from one Doryrhamphus excisus isolate RoL2022-K1 chromosome 19, RoL_Dexc_1.0, whole genome shotgun sequence genomic window:
- the leng9 gene encoding leukocyte receptor cluster member 9 isoform X2, which produces MASITTAEGPVDLGTTKTVVLTDEEAPNVCPFFLMGKCHFGPRCRMSHRGSQLIHEETSSSVEPSVATSRAVLVEDRAAEPEEEKQKKKKGNRNKAAKSKEKEAKDDISKKPRMRTADDIISRIVWDPSVDASQFLVGYVDRFLGVLERPFSEFNWDADPCDCDYTTELALPRHRIQYFTYKGHRIWDRHSRTDRVFGSTGQSLAPPFGGEEEVEGKETPAEGREERGQATREEPPAVNGQGMDRTTTDSAHLEDNTHTSDSAQASLGRPCVAEEAANSLTASAVKEERLVQEERTAEGEEGFESQDTSTPSVPLGQGSENHGGRPPKKKPTHFITFRANTPAILSCFQQLQEEITALLPSSAPHWQTSSSLHVTLCLLVLAGPAEVAAAEEILREFVRLDRNPPVAVAFPVKLKHFNGRVMYLSPQPQLRLQQLNSGLQEAYRRRGWLHRDSYNPRYHLTLAKVKDKDGERIFSDVGDMKVGKGFNFGRLPVNTLHLCVMGGPGVDGFYETVCTVTLR; this is translated from the exons ATGGCGTCCATCACCACTGCGGAAGGTCCAGTTGATCTTGGCACTACCAAAACAG TGGTCCTGACAGATGAAGAAGCACCCAATGTGTGCCCGTTCTTCCTGATGGGAAAGTGCCATTTTGGTCCCAGATGCCGTATGTCTCACCGGGGTTCCCAGCTGATTCATGAAGAAACCAGCAGCTCAGT TGAGCCATCAGTAGCTACCTCACGTGCTGTTCTTGTGGAGGACCGGGCGGCAGAAccagaggaagaaaaacaaaagaagaagaaaggaaatCGGAACAAAGCGGCAAAGTCAAAAGAAAAGGAGGCAAAAGACGACATCAGCAAAAAGCCTCGCATGCGGacagctgatgacatcatctcccGTATCGTCTGGGATCCGTCGGTGGATGCCTCCCAATTTCTAGTGGGCTATGTGGATCGTTTCCTGGGCGTACTGGAACGCCCCTTCTCTGAATTCAACTGGGACGCCGACCCGTGTGACTGCGACTACACCACTGAGCTGGCCCTTCCCAGACACAGGATCCAGTACTTCACCTACAAAGGGCATCGCATCTGGGACCGGCACAGCAGGACCGACAGGGTGTTTGGCTCCACCGGGCAGTCTCTGGCTCCCCCCTTTGGAGGCGAGGAGGAAGTAGAAG GAAAAGAAACACCGGCCGAGGGCCGAGAGGAACGAGGGCAAGCAACAAGAGAGGAGCCTCCTGCTGTCAATGGGCAGGGAATGGATCGTACCACCACTGACAGCGCACATCTGGAGGACAACACTCACACCTCTGACTCAGCACAAGCATCCCTGGGACGGCCATGTGTTGCGGAGGAGGCAGCAAATAG TCTGACAGCCTCGGCAGTTAAAGAAGAACGACTCGTACAGGAAGAGAGAACCGCTGAAGGGGAAGAAGGTTTTGAAAGCCAGGACACTTCG ACTCCATCAGTACCTCTCGGTCAAGGATCAGAGAACCATGGCGGTCGCCCCCCAAAGAAGAAACCCACGCACTTCATCACCTTCAGGGCCAACACGCCTGCCATCCTCAGCTGTTTCCAGCAGCTCCAGGAGGAGATCACCGCTCTTCTCCCGTCCTCCGCGCCTCACTGGCAGACCTCGTCCAGCCTGCACGTCACCCTCTGCCTCCTGGTGCTGGCCGGCCCAGCCGAGGTGGCGGCTGCCGAGGAGATTCTCCGCGAGTTTGTGCGCCTGGATCGCAACCCGCCGGTGGCGGTGGCGTTTCCGGTGAAGCTGAAGCATTTCAACGGCAGGGTGATGTACCTGAGCCCGCAGCCTCAGCTTCGTCTCCAGCAGCTCAACAGCGGCCTGCAGGAAGCCTACAGGAGGAGAGGATGGCTCCACAGAGACTCCTACAACCCCCGCTACCATCTCACCCTGGCCAAGGTCAAGGACAAGGACGGAGAAAGGATCTTCAGTGATGTGGGAGACATGAAGGTGGGGAAAGGTTTCAATTTTGGTCGCTTGCCTGTAAACACCTTGCACCTTTGTGTCATGGGGGGGCCAGGGGTGGATGGCTTTTATGAGACGGTGTGCACGGTAACTCTTAGATAA
- the flcn gene encoding folliculin isoform X1, with product MNALVALCHFCELHGPRTLFCTEALHPPSPSPSSSQAGAAIPGDRDADRDGEGLTMRANSSATQRGEMCEGCRSLPAHHPGFMSIDDETGIRFLSHQHPRQPQLFSVVRQACVRSLSCEVTGDVCPGREGPIFFGDEQHGFVFSHTFFIKDSLARGFQRWYSIVMVAMDRIYLINSWPFLLRHLRLTIQSLQSTALKVFDSEQGVCPQRAVRMNSVFSPAVFPHQRSGNAARSLTSLTQHPNLWASLHSSFSWLLKACGSRLTEKLLEGAPTEDTLVLIERQTDQEEEMSCWEGAEGGISKPLTHQSDLEPGHHDEEPGPRFRSLRHLRQVLGAADFRQVAWHVLMGNQLIWRSADPGLIQSAFTVLKSLLPVGCVRSVPYSAQYEEAYKCNFLGVSPDVAVPPHVSSSEFSVLADVSSEPSGQSSSSEDNICSLYQFSISSANTQPTDRGPTLLNKLEVALSNENLSVDVVSHCLLCLKEEWMNKVKVLFKFSKVDGRGREDTQKVLALLGATGPGEEDNVRLLKFWMTGLSKTYKSHLMSALRGGERSPSQ from the exons ATGAATGCTCTGGTGGCTCTCTGTCATTTCTGTGAGCTCCACGGCCCACGGACGCTGTTCTGTACGGAAGCATTGCACCCTCCGTCCCCGTCGCCTTCCTCCTCCCAGGCAGGCGCTGCAATACCCGGCGACAGAGATGCTGACCGGGACGGTGAAGGACTCACGATGAGGGCCAACAGCTCAGCCACACAGAGAGGAGAAATGTGCGAG gggTGTCGCTCCCTCCCTGCGCACCACCCGGGATTCATGAGCATCGACGACGAGACGGGTATTCGCTTCCTGAGCCACCAGCATCCACGGCAGCCGCAGCTCTTCAGCGTAGTGCGCCAGGCCTGCGTACGCAGCCTCAGCTGTGAGGTAACTGGTGAC GTGTGTCCCGGGCGCGAAGGGCCAATTTTCTTTGGTGATGAGCAACACGGTTTTGTGTTCTCTCACACCTTCTTCATCAAAGATAGTCTGGCCAGAGGCTTCCAGCGCTGGTACAGCATCGTCATGGTGGCCATGGATAGGATTTACCTCATTAACTCTTGGCCTTTCCTCTTGCGCCACCTTCGACTCACCATACAGAGCCTGCAAAGCACCGCCCTGAAG GTGTTTGACAGCGAGCAAGGTGTTTGTCCACAGAGAGCAGTGAGAATGAACAGTGTCTTCTCACCCGCAGTCTTCCCACACCAAAGGAGCGGGAACGCAGCCCGTTCCCTGACGTCCCTCACACAGCATCCCAACCTGTGGGCCAGCCTGCACTCCTCCTTCAGTTG GCTGCTGAAGGCCTGCGGTAGTCGTCTGACAGAGAAGCTTCTAGAAGGAGCCCCCACTGAAGACACGCTGGTGCTCATAGAGCGACAGACAG ACCAAGAGGAGGAAATGAGCTGCTGGGAAGGAGCCGAAGGAGGAATTTCCAAGCCACTGACGCACCAATCAGACTTGGAGCCGGGCCACCACGACGAGGAGCCCGGGCCGAGGTTTAGGTCGCTGAGGCATCTGAGACAG GTGCTCGGCGCTGCCGACTTCCGGCAGGTGGCGTGGCACGTGCTCATGGGGAACCAACTCATATGGAGGAGCGCCGACCCCGGGCTCATCCAGTCTGCTTTTACAGTACTCAAG TCGCTGCTGCCAGTGGGCTGCGTGCGTTCCGTCCCGTACAGCGCTCAGTACGAAGAGGCCTACAAGTGCAACTTCCTGGGTGTGAGCCCAGACGTGGCCGTTCCACCCCATGTCAGCTCCTCGG AGTTTTCGGTGCTGGCGGACGTCAGCTCGGAGCCGAGCGGTCAAAGTTCGTCCTCGGAAGACAACATCTGCTCGCTTTATCAGTTCAGCATCAGCAGTGCCAACACACAACCCACAGACAGAG GTCCCACGTTACTCAACAAGCTGGAGGTGGCCCTGTCCAATGAGAACTTATCTGTGGATGTGGTGTCCCATTGTCTTCTGTGTTTGAAGGAGGAGTGGATGAA TAAAGTCAAAGTGCTGTTCAAGTTCTCCAAAGTGGACGGGCGGGGCAGGGAGGACACGCAGAAGGTCCTGGCGCTGCTCGGCGCCACGGGGCCCGGCGAGGAGGACAACGTGCGGCTGCTCAAGTTCTGGATGACGGGACTCAGCAAAacctacaagagccatctgatGAGTGCCCTGCGGGGGGGGGAGAGGAGTCCCAGCCAGTGA
- the flcn gene encoding folliculin isoform X2, which translates to MNALVALCHFCELHGPRTLFCTEALHPPSPSPSSSQAGAAIPGDRDADRDGEGLTMRANSSATQRGEMCEGCRSLPAHHPGFMSIDDETGIRFLSHQHPRQPQLFSVVRQACVRSLSCEVCPGREGPIFFGDEQHGFVFSHTFFIKDSLARGFQRWYSIVMVAMDRIYLINSWPFLLRHLRLTIQSLQSTALKVFDSEQGVCPQRAVRMNSVFSPAVFPHQRSGNAARSLTSLTQHPNLWASLHSSFSWLLKACGSRLTEKLLEGAPTEDTLVLIERQTDQEEEMSCWEGAEGGISKPLTHQSDLEPGHHDEEPGPRFRSLRHLRQVLGAADFRQVAWHVLMGNQLIWRSADPGLIQSAFTVLKSLLPVGCVRSVPYSAQYEEAYKCNFLGVSPDVAVPPHVSSSEFSVLADVSSEPSGQSSSSEDNICSLYQFSISSANTQPTDRGPTLLNKLEVALSNENLSVDVVSHCLLCLKEEWMNKVKVLFKFSKVDGRGREDTQKVLALLGATGPGEEDNVRLLKFWMTGLSKTYKSHLMSALRGGERSPSQ; encoded by the exons ATGAATGCTCTGGTGGCTCTCTGTCATTTCTGTGAGCTCCACGGCCCACGGACGCTGTTCTGTACGGAAGCATTGCACCCTCCGTCCCCGTCGCCTTCCTCCTCCCAGGCAGGCGCTGCAATACCCGGCGACAGAGATGCTGACCGGGACGGTGAAGGACTCACGATGAGGGCCAACAGCTCAGCCACACAGAGAGGAGAAATGTGCGAG gggTGTCGCTCCCTCCCTGCGCACCACCCGGGATTCATGAGCATCGACGACGAGACGGGTATTCGCTTCCTGAGCCACCAGCATCCACGGCAGCCGCAGCTCTTCAGCGTAGTGCGCCAGGCCTGCGTACGCAGCCTCAGCTGTGAG GTGTGTCCCGGGCGCGAAGGGCCAATTTTCTTTGGTGATGAGCAACACGGTTTTGTGTTCTCTCACACCTTCTTCATCAAAGATAGTCTGGCCAGAGGCTTCCAGCGCTGGTACAGCATCGTCATGGTGGCCATGGATAGGATTTACCTCATTAACTCTTGGCCTTTCCTCTTGCGCCACCTTCGACTCACCATACAGAGCCTGCAAAGCACCGCCCTGAAG GTGTTTGACAGCGAGCAAGGTGTTTGTCCACAGAGAGCAGTGAGAATGAACAGTGTCTTCTCACCCGCAGTCTTCCCACACCAAAGGAGCGGGAACGCAGCCCGTTCCCTGACGTCCCTCACACAGCATCCCAACCTGTGGGCCAGCCTGCACTCCTCCTTCAGTTG GCTGCTGAAGGCCTGCGGTAGTCGTCTGACAGAGAAGCTTCTAGAAGGAGCCCCCACTGAAGACACGCTGGTGCTCATAGAGCGACAGACAG ACCAAGAGGAGGAAATGAGCTGCTGGGAAGGAGCCGAAGGAGGAATTTCCAAGCCACTGACGCACCAATCAGACTTGGAGCCGGGCCACCACGACGAGGAGCCCGGGCCGAGGTTTAGGTCGCTGAGGCATCTGAGACAG GTGCTCGGCGCTGCCGACTTCCGGCAGGTGGCGTGGCACGTGCTCATGGGGAACCAACTCATATGGAGGAGCGCCGACCCCGGGCTCATCCAGTCTGCTTTTACAGTACTCAAG TCGCTGCTGCCAGTGGGCTGCGTGCGTTCCGTCCCGTACAGCGCTCAGTACGAAGAGGCCTACAAGTGCAACTTCCTGGGTGTGAGCCCAGACGTGGCCGTTCCACCCCATGTCAGCTCCTCGG AGTTTTCGGTGCTGGCGGACGTCAGCTCGGAGCCGAGCGGTCAAAGTTCGTCCTCGGAAGACAACATCTGCTCGCTTTATCAGTTCAGCATCAGCAGTGCCAACACACAACCCACAGACAGAG GTCCCACGTTACTCAACAAGCTGGAGGTGGCCCTGTCCAATGAGAACTTATCTGTGGATGTGGTGTCCCATTGTCTTCTGTGTTTGAAGGAGGAGTGGATGAA TAAAGTCAAAGTGCTGTTCAAGTTCTCCAAAGTGGACGGGCGGGGCAGGGAGGACACGCAGAAGGTCCTGGCGCTGCTCGGCGCCACGGGGCCCGGCGAGGAGGACAACGTGCGGCTGCTCAAGTTCTGGATGACGGGACTCAGCAAAacctacaagagccatctgatGAGTGCCCTGCGGGGGGGGGAGAGGAGTCCCAGCCAGTGA
- the zgc:174888 gene encoding uncharacterized protein zgc:174888: MSLPVLLLLSLLTVQCGGCDFDWEVVKNVKTTIDANPTGFRTVFPKNYYVSHRYTKSMLCDTDPCCVFPAAIILLESWNVLLSNLWDQHLNRSLVFDLKHTLERIIRKNKNTERFQEEMDASQLSPLLSSPEDLLKLTSEVFQRWLEVGCSPSIQVCDIPTLPPPVERALLRPARARLITTRAISSSMEEGERASVIDVTPPSSGGAAASLSVRPASARSLVLLGLYWWLLP, translated from the exons ATGTCACTACCAG TTTTGCTTTTGCTATCACTCTTGACTGTCCAATGCGGTGGATGTGACTTCGACTGGGAGGTGGTGAAGAACGTGAAAACGACCATTGACGCAAACCCGACCGGATTT CggacagtgtttcccaaaaaTTACTATGTGTCCCACCGCTACACAAAGAGCATGCTCTGTGACACGGACCCG tgTTGTGTGTTCCCTGCTGCAATCATCCTCCTGGAGTCCTGGAATGTTCTTCTAAGCAACCTCTGGGACCAACACCTCAACCGCTCCTTGGTCTTTGACCTCAagcacacactggagagaatcatcagaaagaataaaaacacagaG AGGTTCCAGGAGGAGATGGACGCGTCCCAGCTCTCCCCGCTGTTGTCATCCCCCGAGGATCTGCTGAAGCTGACGTCGGAGGTGTTCCAGCGTTGGTTGGAGGTGGGATGCTCGCCGTCCATCCAAGTGTGCGACATCCCCACCCTGCCACCCCCCGTGGAGAGGGCATTGCTGCGTCCGGCCAGGGCGAGGCTGATCACCACGCGAGCCATCAGCAGCAGCATGGAGGAGGGCGAGCGGGCCTCCGTGATCGATGTTACGCCGCCTTCGTCCGGTGGCGCGGCCGCCTCGCTTTCGGTGCGTCCTGCCTCCGCAAGGAGCCTCGTTCTGCTGGGACTCTACTGGTGgttgttgccatag
- the leng9 gene encoding leukocyte receptor cluster member 9 isoform X1 produces MTESHQSIHLNGMASITTAEGPVDLGTTKTVVLTDEEAPNVCPFFLMGKCHFGPRCRMSHRGSQLIHEETSSSVEPSVATSRAVLVEDRAAEPEEEKQKKKKGNRNKAAKSKEKEAKDDISKKPRMRTADDIISRIVWDPSVDASQFLVGYVDRFLGVLERPFSEFNWDADPCDCDYTTELALPRHRIQYFTYKGHRIWDRHSRTDRVFGSTGQSLAPPFGGEEEVEGKETPAEGREERGQATREEPPAVNGQGMDRTTTDSAHLEDNTHTSDSAQASLGRPCVAEEAANSLTASAVKEERLVQEERTAEGEEGFESQDTSTPSVPLGQGSENHGGRPPKKKPTHFITFRANTPAILSCFQQLQEEITALLPSSAPHWQTSSSLHVTLCLLVLAGPAEVAAAEEILREFVRLDRNPPVAVAFPVKLKHFNGRVMYLSPQPQLRLQQLNSGLQEAYRRRGWLHRDSYNPRYHLTLAKVKDKDGERIFSDVGDMKVGKGFNFGRLPVNTLHLCVMGGPGVDGFYETVCTVTLR; encoded by the exons ATGACAGAGAGCCACCAGAGCATTCATCTAAACGG CATGGCGTCCATCACCACTGCGGAAGGTCCAGTTGATCTTGGCACTACCAAAACAG TGGTCCTGACAGATGAAGAAGCACCCAATGTGTGCCCGTTCTTCCTGATGGGAAAGTGCCATTTTGGTCCCAGATGCCGTATGTCTCACCGGGGTTCCCAGCTGATTCATGAAGAAACCAGCAGCTCAGT TGAGCCATCAGTAGCTACCTCACGTGCTGTTCTTGTGGAGGACCGGGCGGCAGAAccagaggaagaaaaacaaaagaagaagaaaggaaatCGGAACAAAGCGGCAAAGTCAAAAGAAAAGGAGGCAAAAGACGACATCAGCAAAAAGCCTCGCATGCGGacagctgatgacatcatctcccGTATCGTCTGGGATCCGTCGGTGGATGCCTCCCAATTTCTAGTGGGCTATGTGGATCGTTTCCTGGGCGTACTGGAACGCCCCTTCTCTGAATTCAACTGGGACGCCGACCCGTGTGACTGCGACTACACCACTGAGCTGGCCCTTCCCAGACACAGGATCCAGTACTTCACCTACAAAGGGCATCGCATCTGGGACCGGCACAGCAGGACCGACAGGGTGTTTGGCTCCACCGGGCAGTCTCTGGCTCCCCCCTTTGGAGGCGAGGAGGAAGTAGAAG GAAAAGAAACACCGGCCGAGGGCCGAGAGGAACGAGGGCAAGCAACAAGAGAGGAGCCTCCTGCTGTCAATGGGCAGGGAATGGATCGTACCACCACTGACAGCGCACATCTGGAGGACAACACTCACACCTCTGACTCAGCACAAGCATCCCTGGGACGGCCATGTGTTGCGGAGGAGGCAGCAAATAG TCTGACAGCCTCGGCAGTTAAAGAAGAACGACTCGTACAGGAAGAGAGAACCGCTGAAGGGGAAGAAGGTTTTGAAAGCCAGGACACTTCG ACTCCATCAGTACCTCTCGGTCAAGGATCAGAGAACCATGGCGGTCGCCCCCCAAAGAAGAAACCCACGCACTTCATCACCTTCAGGGCCAACACGCCTGCCATCCTCAGCTGTTTCCAGCAGCTCCAGGAGGAGATCACCGCTCTTCTCCCGTCCTCCGCGCCTCACTGGCAGACCTCGTCCAGCCTGCACGTCACCCTCTGCCTCCTGGTGCTGGCCGGCCCAGCCGAGGTGGCGGCTGCCGAGGAGATTCTCCGCGAGTTTGTGCGCCTGGATCGCAACCCGCCGGTGGCGGTGGCGTTTCCGGTGAAGCTGAAGCATTTCAACGGCAGGGTGATGTACCTGAGCCCGCAGCCTCAGCTTCGTCTCCAGCAGCTCAACAGCGGCCTGCAGGAAGCCTACAGGAGGAGAGGATGGCTCCACAGAGACTCCTACAACCCCCGCTACCATCTCACCCTGGCCAAGGTCAAGGACAAGGACGGAGAAAGGATCTTCAGTGATGTGGGAGACATGAAGGTGGGGAAAGGTTTCAATTTTGGTCGCTTGCCTGTAAACACCTTGCACCTTTGTGTCATGGGGGGGCCAGGGGTGGATGGCTTTTATGAGACGGTGTGCACGGTAACTCTTAGATAA